DNA from bacterium:
CGTCCCGGGTACACACACGCGTCCCGTCGGGGGTGTCTGCCGGGTTCCGGCGCCAGGAAGGCGCCGGAGCCCAGCAGCCAAGCAATGCCGGGCACAGGATGTGCCGGGCGAGCGCCCCCCGACGGGACGCGTGTGTGTACCCGGGACGAGATGGGTGTGGGCAGAGAGGCGGACGGATCTTCAGCTCACGAGCAGCAGCAAGCCCTTGAGGTACTCGCCCTCGCGGTGGCCCAGCATCCAAGGGTGATCCGGACCGCCCGATAAGCGGCGGAGCACGCGGGCGCGGCGGCCGGCGGCCAGCACGGCTTCCTGGGCCACCTGCTGGAAGCGCATCAGGTTCATCGCCTGGCTGCAGGAGAAGGTCAGCAGGAGACCGCCGGGCGCCAGCTTGTCGATGCCCAGGCGGTTGATCTCGCGGTAGCCGCGTTCGGCGCCGTCGAGCTCTCGCTGCGAGCGGGCGAACTTCGGGGGGTCGAGGATCACCAGGTCGTAACGGTCGCGGCCCGGGCGCAGGAAGCGGAACACGTCTTCGCGCTGCACCAGGCCGGCCGCTTCGGGGAAGCCGTTGCGCCGCAGGTTGCGCTCCGCGGCCGCGCAGGCCGACTTCGAAGCGTCCACCGACACCACGTTCTCGGCGCCGCCGGCGGCGGCCGTCAGCGAGAAGCCGCCGGTGTAGGCGAAGCAGTTCAGCACGCGCCGGTCGCGCGCCAGGGTGCCGACGAGCGCGCGGTTCTCGCGCTGGTCGAGGTAGAGGCCGGTCTTGTGGCCGGCCTCGGGCGAGGTTTCGTAGACCAGCCCGTTCTCGCGCACCAGCACCGGATCGGTCAGCGCGCCCGACAGCAGGCCCCGGGCCGCCTCGAGCCCCTCGTCGGTGCGGGTCCGCGAATCGCTGCGCTCGTAGATGAAGGTCGGGGCCAGGTGCCCGGTCAGCGCGTCGATCACGTCCTGCCGCCAGCGTTCGGCGCCCGCGGTCAGGAACTGCAGGACCAAGCCCGTCCCGTAGCGGTCGATGATCAGGCCGGGCAGGCCGTCGCCCTCGGAGTTCACCAGTCGGTAGCAGTCGGTCCGCTCCTCGCCCGCGCGGCCGAGCGGGCCGCCGTCGCCCAGGCCCAGGGCGGTGCGCGCGGCGACGGCCTCGCCCAGGCGCTCGTGCAGCAGGCGGCGCGTCACCGGCCCCTCGAGGCTCACGATCCGGCCCGCCAGCAGCGACCGCGTGTTGACGTAGCCCCAGCCCAGCGCGACGCCGCCCTCGGTCGTGAACGCGCACGGGTCGCCCGGCGCGTGGTAGCCCATCACGCGGGCGATCGAGCCCTTGAAGATCCAGGGGTGCCGTCCGGGCTCCGCGTCCTCGCGGCCCGGTTTCACGATGACGGAGCAGGCGGGGCGCGCGGTGGTCATGGCGTCATTCCGCGGCGCCCGCGGTCGCGGCCGGCGTGGCGGTGCATTTCCCGGGCGCGAGGCGGCGCCACACCTCGTCGATGAAGTGCCGGCGCCCCCCGGCCACGAACTCCGCCGCGTGGTGCCAGAAGTCCCCCTCGACGCGGCAGCTGAAGCTGATCTTCTCGCCGATCAGATCCTCGTTCGAATGGACGCGGATGCATTCGGTGAAGACCCCGTCGCGGTAGGACCAGGTGCCCGCGCCGCCCTCGAACTTGCCGGCGGCCCTCCCCGTGGTGGCGAAGGCGTCGTCGGTCAGGATCTTGACGATGTCGCCCGGGCCCGCGGTCTCGACCGCCGGGAACTGGTGCCCGCCGGCGCTCACCAGGACCCAGGAGCCGCGCAGGTCGGGAGACGTGCCGGCGCACCCGGACAGCAGCGACACGGCCAGCAGGGCGGCGACGGCGCAAGCCGGCAGCCATCGTTTCGACATGATCCGACCTCCTATCGACGGGACGACCGCATGGGAACAGGTCCCCAGTCCGGGGTCAAGCGCATCCTCGGCGCCGTCCCGACGTATACTACATCTCGTGCACCATCCACCGGGAGCGTTCCATGACCCGAATCCTCAGCCTGCCGGCCACGGTCCTCGTCCTCGCCGCGGCTTCGTCCGCCCGGGCCCAGATCTCCGGCGGCCCCTTCCTGGGCCAGGGCGACCCGCCCGCCGTCCCGGCCCTGTTCGCGCCCGGCCTCGTCAACCTCGGCCTGGCCACCCGCGACGTGGCGATGACGCCGGACGGCGACGAGTTCTACTTCGGGGTCAGCGTCGGCGAGTTCGAACTGAGCACCGTCCTGGTCTGCCGCCGGCAGGGGGACGGCTGGACGCCGCCGGAGGTGGCGCCCTTCGCCGCCGACCCCCGCTACAAGGTCATGGAGCCCTGCATCAGCCCGGACGGCGCGCTGCTGTTCTTCGCCAGCGACCGACCCCGCGAGGGCGACGGGCCGGCCCGCCCCGACCACGACATCTGGTTCGCCGAGCGCGTTCCCGGCGGCTGGGGCCCGGCGCGCCCCGTGCCCGGGGGCGTCAACAGCGACGCGCCCGATTTCTACCCCAGCGTCGCCCGCAACGGCACGCTCTACTTCACCCGCGACGATCCGGCGACCGGCCTGAGCGAAT
Protein-coding regions in this window:
- a CDS encoding class I SAM-dependent rRNA methyltransferase, which gives rise to MTTARPACSVIVKPGREDAEPGRHPWIFKGSIARVMGYHAPGDPCAFTTEGGVALGWGYVNTRSLLAGRIVSLEGPVTRRLLHERLGEAVAARTALGLGDGGPLGRAGEERTDCYRLVNSEGDGLPGLIIDRYGTGLVLQFLTAGAERWRQDVIDALTGHLAPTFIYERSDSRTRTDEGLEAARGLLSGALTDPVLVRENGLVYETSPEAGHKTGLYLDQRENRALVGTLARDRRVLNCFAYTGGFSLTAAAGGAENVVSVDASKSACAAAERNLRRNGFPEAAGLVQREDVFRFLRPGRDRYDLVILDPPKFARSQRELDGAERGYREINRLGIDKLAPGGLLLTFSCSQAMNLMRFQQVAQEAVLAAGRRARVLRRLSGGPDHPWMLGHREGEYLKGLLLLVS